Proteins encoded within one genomic window of Bos indicus x Bos taurus breed Angus x Brahman F1 hybrid chromosome 18, Bos_hybrid_MaternalHap_v2.0, whole genome shotgun sequence:
- the NECTIN2 gene encoding nectin-2 isoform X2 — MARAAALRPLRLSPPTLPLLPLLLLLLRETGAQDVRVQVAAEVRGNLGDTVELPCHLLPSAPEIRVSQVTWLRLDAPEGKQNVAIFHPQYGRSFPSPKPGKERLSFVNTAPSSGAGQGSELEVRDATLSLRGLTVEDEGNYTCEFATFPKGTSRGVTWLRVIAQPQNHAEKQEVTFNLDPVPVARCVSAGGRPPARVSWLSPLDGEAKETQGSGPLPGTVTVTSRYTVTPLSEADGVKVICKVEHESFQEPKLLPVILSVRYPPQVSISGYDDNWYIGRSEATLNCNVRSKPEPTGYDWSTTSGVFPASAVAQGPKLIVHSVDRLFNTTFICTVTNAVGTGQAEQVVLVRETPNTAGAGATGGIIGGIIAAIIATAVAATGILICRQQRKEQRLQGAEEEEELEGPPSYKPPTPKAKLEEPEMEMPRYHELPTLEERSGPLILGATSLGSPILVPPGPPAVERVSLDLEDEEEEEDYMDKINPIYDALSYSGPPESYQGKGFVMSRAMYV; from the exons ATGGCCCGGGCCGCAGCCCTCCGGCCGTTGAGATTGTCGCCGCCGACGCTGCCTCTACTGCcgttgctgctgctcctgctccgGGAAACCG gagCCCAGGATGTGCGAGTTCAGGTCGCCGCTGAGGTGCGGGGCAACCTGGGGGACACGGTAGAGCTGCCGTGCCACCTGCTGCCTTCAGCGCCTGAAATCCGAGTGTCCCAGGTGACGTGGCTGCGCCTGGACGCGCCCGAAGGCAAACAGAACGTGGCCATCTTCCACCCCCAGTATGGTCGCAGCTTCCCCAGCCCGAAGCCCGGCAAGGAGCGGCTGTCCTTCGTCAATACTGCGCCGAGCTCGGGGGCCGGGCAAGGCTCGGAGCTGGAGGTGCGGGACGCCACGCTGTCCCTCCGGGGGCTGACGGTGGAGGACGAGGGCAACTACACTTGCGAGTTTGCCACCTTTCCCAAGGGCACCAGTCGGGGAGTCACCTGGCTCAGAGTCATAG cccagccccagaaCCATGCCGAGAAACAGGAGGTCACATTCAATTTGGATCCTGTACCCGTGGCCCGCTGTGTCTCCGCGGGTGGCCGACCACCTGCCCGGGTCTCCTGGCTCTCACCCTTGGACGGGGAGGCCAAAGAGACCCAGGGGTCGGGGCCCCTGCCTGGCACGGTCACCGTCACTAGCCGCTACACTGTGACACCCTTGAGCGAAGCAGACGGTGTCAAGGTCATCTGCAAAGTGGAACATGAGAGCTTCCAGGAGCCCAAACTGCTGCCAGTGATTCTCTCTGTGCGCT ACCCCCCCCAGGTCTCCATATCCGGCTATGATGACAACTGGTACATCGGCCGTAGTGAGGCCACCCTGAACTGTAACGTCCGCAGCAAACCAGAGCCCACGGGCTACGACTGGAGCAC GACTTCCGGTGTCTTCCCAGCCTCAGCAGTGGCCCAGGGCCCCAAGCTGATCGTCCACTCAGTGGACCGGCTGTTCAACACCACCTTCATCTGCACCGTCACCAATGCCGTGGGCACCGGCCAAGCCGAGCAGGTGGTCCTCGTTCGAG AGACACCCAACACAGCCGGAGCAGGGGCCACAGGGGGCATCATTGGGGGCATCATCGCTGCCATCATCGCTACTGCTGTGGCCGCCACGGGCATCCTGATCTGCAGGCAGCAGCGgaaggagcagaggctgcagggggcagaggaggaggagga ACTGGAGGGACCTCCCTCATACAAGCCACCGACCCCAAAGGCAAagctggaggaaccagagatg GAAATGCCTCGATACCATGAGCTTCCCACCTTGGAAGAGCGGTCAGGGCCCCTGATCCTTGGGGCCACAAGCCTGGGGTCCCCCATCCTGGTGCCCCCAGGGCCACCTGCTGTGGAGAGAGTCTCCCTGGATCTagaggacgaggaggaggaggaagactatATGGACAAGATCAACCCCATCTACGATGCCCTGTCCTACTCCGGCCCCCCTGAGTCCTACCAGGGCAAAGGCTTTGTCATGTCCCGGGCCATGTATGTGTGA
- the NECTIN2 gene encoding nectin-2 isoform X1 yields the protein MARAAALRPLRLSPPTLPLLPLLLLLLRETGAQDVRVQVAAEVRGNLGDTVELPCHLLPSAPEIRVSQVTWLRLDAPEGKQNVAIFHPQYGRSFPSPKPGKERLSFVNTAPSSGAGQGSELEVRDATLSLRGLTVEDEGNYTCEFATFPKGTSRGVTWLRVIAQPQNHAEKQEVTFNLDPVPVARCVSAGGRPPARVSWLSPLDGEAKETQGSGPLPGTVTVTSRYTVTPLSEADGVKVICKVEHESFQEPKLLPVILSVRYPPQVSISGYDDNWYIGRSEATLNCNVRSKPEPTGYDWSTTSGVFPASAVAQGPKLIVHSVDRLFNTTFICTVTNAVGTGQAEQVVLVRETPNTAGAGATGGIIGGIIAAIIATAVAATGILICRQQRKEQRLQGAEEEEELEGPPSYKPPTPKAKLEEPEMPSQLFTLGASEHSPLKTPYFDAGVSCAEQEMPRYHELPTLEERSGPLILGATSLGSPILVPPGPPAVERVSLDLEDEEEEEDYMDKINPIYDALSYSGPPESYQGKGFVMSRAMYV from the exons ATGGCCCGGGCCGCAGCCCTCCGGCCGTTGAGATTGTCGCCGCCGACGCTGCCTCTACTGCcgttgctgctgctcctgctccgGGAAACCG gagCCCAGGATGTGCGAGTTCAGGTCGCCGCTGAGGTGCGGGGCAACCTGGGGGACACGGTAGAGCTGCCGTGCCACCTGCTGCCTTCAGCGCCTGAAATCCGAGTGTCCCAGGTGACGTGGCTGCGCCTGGACGCGCCCGAAGGCAAACAGAACGTGGCCATCTTCCACCCCCAGTATGGTCGCAGCTTCCCCAGCCCGAAGCCCGGCAAGGAGCGGCTGTCCTTCGTCAATACTGCGCCGAGCTCGGGGGCCGGGCAAGGCTCGGAGCTGGAGGTGCGGGACGCCACGCTGTCCCTCCGGGGGCTGACGGTGGAGGACGAGGGCAACTACACTTGCGAGTTTGCCACCTTTCCCAAGGGCACCAGTCGGGGAGTCACCTGGCTCAGAGTCATAG cccagccccagaaCCATGCCGAGAAACAGGAGGTCACATTCAATTTGGATCCTGTACCCGTGGCCCGCTGTGTCTCCGCGGGTGGCCGACCACCTGCCCGGGTCTCCTGGCTCTCACCCTTGGACGGGGAGGCCAAAGAGACCCAGGGGTCGGGGCCCCTGCCTGGCACGGTCACCGTCACTAGCCGCTACACTGTGACACCCTTGAGCGAAGCAGACGGTGTCAAGGTCATCTGCAAAGTGGAACATGAGAGCTTCCAGGAGCCCAAACTGCTGCCAGTGATTCTCTCTGTGCGCT ACCCCCCCCAGGTCTCCATATCCGGCTATGATGACAACTGGTACATCGGCCGTAGTGAGGCCACCCTGAACTGTAACGTCCGCAGCAAACCAGAGCCCACGGGCTACGACTGGAGCAC GACTTCCGGTGTCTTCCCAGCCTCAGCAGTGGCCCAGGGCCCCAAGCTGATCGTCCACTCAGTGGACCGGCTGTTCAACACCACCTTCATCTGCACCGTCACCAATGCCGTGGGCACCGGCCAAGCCGAGCAGGTGGTCCTCGTTCGAG AGACACCCAACACAGCCGGAGCAGGGGCCACAGGGGGCATCATTGGGGGCATCATCGCTGCCATCATCGCTACTGCTGTGGCCGCCACGGGCATCCTGATCTGCAGGCAGCAGCGgaaggagcagaggctgcagggggcagaggaggaggagga ACTGGAGGGACCTCCCTCATACAAGCCACCGACCCCAAAGGCAAagctggaggaaccagagatg CCCTCCCAGCTCTTCACCCTGGGGGCCTCGGAGCACAGCCCACTCAAGACCCCCTACTTTGATGCTGGTGTCTCATGTGCCGAGCAG GAAATGCCTCGATACCATGAGCTTCCCACCTTGGAAGAGCGGTCAGGGCCCCTGATCCTTGGGGCCACAAGCCTGGGGTCCCCCATCCTGGTGCCCCCAGGGCCACCTGCTGTGGAGAGAGTCTCCCTGGATCTagaggacgaggaggaggaggaagactatATGGACAAGATCAACCCCATCTACGATGCCCTGTCCTACTCCGGCCCCCCTGAGTCCTACCAGGGCAAAGGCTTTGTCATGTCCCGGGCCATGTATGTGTGA
- the NECTIN2 gene encoding nectin-2 isoform X3: MARAAALRPLRLSPPTLPLLPLLLLLLRETGAQDVRVQVAAEVRGNLGDTVELPCHLLPSAPEIRVSQVTWLRLDAPEGKQNVAIFHPQYGRSFPSPKPGKERLSFVNTAPSSGAGQGSELEVRDATLSLRGLTVEDEGNYTCEFATFPKGTSRGVTWLRVIAQPQNHAEKQEVTFNLDPVPVARCVSAGGRPPARVSWLSPLDGEAKETQGSGPLPGTVTVTSRYTVTPLSEADGVKVICKVEHESFQEPKLLPVILSVRYPPQVSISGYDDNWYIGRSEATLNCNVRSKPEPTGYDWSTTSGVFPASAVAQGPKLIVHSVDRLFNTTFICTVTNAVGTGQAEQVVLVRDTPRASPQGAGPVVWGAVGGTLLVLLLLAGGSLAFILLRVRRRKSPGGGGDGGTGGSYDPKTQVFGNGGPVFWTPADPGPLRPQGKDEEDEEDEEEKAEKGLMLPPPPALEDDLESQLDGSLISRRAIYV; the protein is encoded by the exons ATGGCCCGGGCCGCAGCCCTCCGGCCGTTGAGATTGTCGCCGCCGACGCTGCCTCTACTGCcgttgctgctgctcctgctccgGGAAACCG gagCCCAGGATGTGCGAGTTCAGGTCGCCGCTGAGGTGCGGGGCAACCTGGGGGACACGGTAGAGCTGCCGTGCCACCTGCTGCCTTCAGCGCCTGAAATCCGAGTGTCCCAGGTGACGTGGCTGCGCCTGGACGCGCCCGAAGGCAAACAGAACGTGGCCATCTTCCACCCCCAGTATGGTCGCAGCTTCCCCAGCCCGAAGCCCGGCAAGGAGCGGCTGTCCTTCGTCAATACTGCGCCGAGCTCGGGGGCCGGGCAAGGCTCGGAGCTGGAGGTGCGGGACGCCACGCTGTCCCTCCGGGGGCTGACGGTGGAGGACGAGGGCAACTACACTTGCGAGTTTGCCACCTTTCCCAAGGGCACCAGTCGGGGAGTCACCTGGCTCAGAGTCATAG cccagccccagaaCCATGCCGAGAAACAGGAGGTCACATTCAATTTGGATCCTGTACCCGTGGCCCGCTGTGTCTCCGCGGGTGGCCGACCACCTGCCCGGGTCTCCTGGCTCTCACCCTTGGACGGGGAGGCCAAAGAGACCCAGGGGTCGGGGCCCCTGCCTGGCACGGTCACCGTCACTAGCCGCTACACTGTGACACCCTTGAGCGAAGCAGACGGTGTCAAGGTCATCTGCAAAGTGGAACATGAGAGCTTCCAGGAGCCCAAACTGCTGCCAGTGATTCTCTCTGTGCGCT ACCCCCCCCAGGTCTCCATATCCGGCTATGATGACAACTGGTACATCGGCCGTAGTGAGGCCACCCTGAACTGTAACGTCCGCAGCAAACCAGAGCCCACGGGCTACGACTGGAGCAC GACTTCCGGTGTCTTCCCAGCCTCAGCAGTGGCCCAGGGCCCCAAGCTGATCGTCCACTCAGTGGACCGGCTGTTCAACACCACCTTCATCTGCACCGTCACCAATGCCGTGGGCACCGGCCAAGCCGAGCAGGTGGTCCTCGTTCGAG aCACCCCCCGGGCCTCGCCTCAAGGCGCAGGCCCAGTGGTGTGGGGGGCTGTGGGGGGGacactgctggtgctgctgcttctGGCTGGGGGGTCCTTGGCCTTCATCCTGCTGAGGGTGAGGAGAAGGAAGAGCCCCGGAGGAGGAGGAGACGGCGGCACAGGAGGGTCCTACGACCCGAAAACTCAGGTGTTTGGGAATGGGGGTCCCGTCTTCTGGACGCCCGCGGACCCTGGCCCCCTGAGGCCACAGGGCAAGGacgaggaggacgaggaggacgaggaggagaaggcagagaaaggcCTCATGTTGCCGCCGCCCCCGGCGCTGGAGGACGACTTGGAGTCCCAGCTGGATGGCTCCCTCATCTCCCGGCGGGCGATTTACGtgtga